A window from Cryobacterium sp. SO1 encodes these proteins:
- a CDS encoding LLM class flavin-dependent oxidoreductase: protein MRHGIVILPQFEWPEARRRWQAAEEFGFDHAWTYDHLSWRSLADQPWHATIPTLSAAAAVTDRIRLGTFVASPNFRHPVPFAKEIATVDDISGGRMLLGVGSGGTGFDAIVLGQPAYTPRQRHERFAEFVTDLDLLLRHEQPGVGGISFAGDWFRAVNARMVGRPAQTPRVPFVIAANGPNGLKLAAEHAAGWVTTGADGAVGDEWWSAVSALVRRLEDTLAAAGREPGTLDRYLSLDSGGAYSLHSIGAFDDAVGRAAELGFTDVISHWPRPDGIYAGSESVLDEVAARLA, encoded by the coding sequence ATGCGCCATGGAATCGTGATCCTGCCCCAGTTCGAGTGGCCAGAGGCCCGCCGCAGATGGCAGGCCGCCGAAGAGTTCGGTTTCGACCACGCCTGGACCTACGATCACCTGTCTTGGCGCAGCCTGGCCGACCAGCCGTGGCACGCCACCATCCCCACGTTGTCCGCCGCCGCCGCGGTCACCGACCGGATCCGGCTGGGTACCTTCGTCGCGTCGCCGAATTTTCGGCATCCGGTGCCCTTCGCCAAGGAGATCGCCACCGTCGATGACATATCCGGCGGGCGGATGCTGCTGGGTGTGGGCTCGGGCGGAACGGGCTTCGACGCGATTGTGCTCGGCCAACCTGCCTATACGCCGCGTCAGCGGCACGAGAGGTTCGCCGAGTTCGTGACCGACCTCGACCTGCTGCTGCGCCACGAGCAGCCCGGCGTCGGCGGGATCAGCTTCGCCGGGGACTGGTTCAGGGCGGTGAATGCGCGCATGGTGGGCCGGCCGGCCCAGACCCCCCGGGTGCCGTTCGTGATCGCCGCCAATGGTCCGAACGGCCTGAAGCTGGCGGCCGAGCACGCGGCCGGCTGGGTGACCACGGGTGCCGACGGCGCCGTGGGCGACGAGTGGTGGAGCGCCGTGTCGGCCCTGGTGCGCCGGCTGGAGGACACCCTCGCCGCAGCGGGCCGGGAGCCCGGCACGCTGGACCGCTACCTTTCGCTCGACAGCGGCGGCGCCTATTCGCTGCATAGCATCGGTGCCTTCGACGACGCGGTCGGGCGCGCGGCCGAGCTCGGCTTCACCGACGTGATCAGCCACTGGCCTCGCCCCGACGGCATCTACGCCGGCTCGGAGTCGGTGCTCGACGAGGTCGCCGCCCGCCTCGCCTGA
- a CDS encoding FdhF/YdeP family oxidoreductase produces MTPKKVTTNPVHESNPAHQKSPVHLDDTDEAGESTLEVGSPKSWAAGVPGVLHSTIPALEGMGITRTRKTLLAMNQKDGFDCMSCAWPDPTHRKTFEFCENGAKAVTWEATPVTIGTEWWAEHPVSDLLGRTDYWLGMQGRLTEPVYKAAGDDHYRPIGWAEAFRVIADKLNSLDSPDQAAFYTSGRTSNEAAFAYQLFVRAFGTNNLPDCSNMCHESSGWAMGQTIGIGKATITYDDFGQADLIIVMGQNPGTNHPRMLTALEEAKENGAEIVAVNPLPEAGLKRYKNPQRVKGIIGHGTDMADQFVQVRLGGDMALLQAVSKRVLAAEAANPGTVLDHEFLTEHCQGLEELTAHLARVDEKAVLEATGLRAAEIDELAARYLRAEKVIITWAMGLTQHKKGVATIKEIINLLLLRGNIGKPGAGASPIRGHSNVQGDRTMGIWEQMPPAFLDSLEREFGFDPPREHGVDAVATIRGLRDGQIKVFMALGGNLVSAISDTQAAEAAMHGAEMTVQVSTKLNRSHAVVGDEALILPTMGRTEIDRQATGEQFVSVEDTVCAVHPSWGKVRPVAPTLLSEVAIVSRLARAVLGTKVNVDWTGFERDYDLIREHISHVVAGCEDYNTKIRQDGGFLLPNGPRDSRTFPTPTGKAMLTVNDLERLERPDGTLILQTLRSHDQFNTTIYGHDDRYRGIKKGRHVVFVNPNDLVELGLADEQLVDVYGVHDDGVERVLRSFRAVSYPTARGCAAAYYPEANVLVPLDLVAEGSNTPVSKAVIVRLEPAHNVEAVLTV; encoded by the coding sequence ATGACGCCCAAGAAAGTGACCACCAATCCGGTGCACGAGAGCAACCCGGCGCACCAGAAGAGCCCCGTGCACCTGGACGACACCGACGAGGCCGGTGAGTCCACTCTGGAAGTCGGCTCACCCAAGTCCTGGGCGGCGGGGGTGCCGGGCGTGTTGCACTCCACCATCCCGGCGCTGGAAGGCATGGGCATCACCCGCACCCGCAAGACCCTCCTGGCGATGAACCAGAAGGACGGCTTCGACTGCATGAGCTGTGCCTGGCCGGACCCCACCCACCGCAAGACGTTCGAATTCTGCGAGAACGGCGCCAAGGCCGTCACCTGGGAGGCCACGCCCGTCACGATCGGTACGGAATGGTGGGCCGAGCATCCGGTCAGCGACCTGCTCGGCCGCACCGACTACTGGCTGGGCATGCAAGGGCGGCTGACCGAACCCGTGTACAAGGCCGCCGGCGACGACCACTACCGGCCGATCGGCTGGGCGGAGGCGTTCAGGGTGATCGCCGACAAGCTCAACAGCCTTGACTCGCCCGACCAGGCCGCCTTCTACACGAGCGGCCGCACCTCCAATGAGGCCGCCTTCGCCTACCAGCTCTTCGTGCGCGCCTTCGGCACCAACAACCTGCCGGACTGCTCCAACATGTGCCACGAATCGTCCGGCTGGGCGATGGGCCAGACCATCGGCATCGGTAAGGCCACCATCACCTACGACGACTTCGGCCAGGCCGACCTCATCATCGTGATGGGCCAGAACCCGGGCACCAATCACCCCCGGATGCTCACCGCCCTGGAAGAGGCGAAGGAGAACGGCGCCGAGATCGTCGCGGTCAATCCCCTGCCGGAGGCCGGCCTCAAACGTTACAAGAACCCGCAGCGGGTGAAGGGCATCATCGGGCACGGCACCGACATGGCCGACCAGTTCGTGCAGGTGCGGCTCGGCGGCGACATGGCGCTGCTGCAGGCGGTGTCCAAGCGGGTGCTCGCCGCGGAGGCCGCGAACCCGGGCACCGTTCTCGACCACGAGTTCCTGACCGAGCACTGCCAGGGCCTTGAGGAACTCACCGCGCACCTCGCCCGGGTCGACGAGAAGGCCGTACTCGAAGCCACCGGCCTCCGCGCCGCCGAGATCGACGAACTGGCCGCCCGGTACCTCCGCGCCGAGAAGGTGATCATCACCTGGGCGATGGGACTCACCCAGCACAAGAAGGGTGTCGCCACCATCAAGGAGATCATCAACCTGCTGCTGCTGCGCGGCAACATCGGCAAACCCGGCGCCGGCGCCTCGCCGATCCGCGGGCACAGCAACGTGCAGGGCGACCGCACCATGGGCATCTGGGAGCAGATGCCGCCGGCGTTCCTCGACAGCCTGGAGCGGGAGTTCGGCTTCGACCCGCCCCGCGAGCACGGTGTGGATGCCGTCGCCACCATCCGGGGGCTGCGGGATGGCCAGATCAAGGTCTTCATGGCCCTCGGCGGCAACCTGGTCAGTGCGATCAGCGACACCCAGGCCGCCGAGGCCGCCATGCACGGCGCCGAAATGACGGTGCAGGTCTCCACCAAACTCAACCGTTCGCACGCCGTGGTGGGCGATGAGGCCCTGATCCTGCCGACCATGGGACGCACCGAGATCGACCGGCAGGCCACGGGGGAACAGTTCGTGTCGGTGGAGGACACCGTCTGCGCCGTGCATCCGTCCTGGGGCAAGGTCCGCCCGGTCGCGCCGACCCTGCTCTCCGAAGTCGCCATCGTCAGCCGCCTCGCCCGCGCCGTGCTGGGCACGAAGGTGAACGTGGACTGGACGGGCTTCGAGCGCGATTACGACCTGATCCGGGAGCACATCTCGCACGTCGTCGCCGGCTGCGAGGACTACAACACCAAGATCCGCCAGGACGGCGGCTTCCTGCTGCCGAACGGGCCGCGCGACTCCCGCACCTTCCCCACCCCCACCGGCAAGGCGATGCTCACGGTCAACGACCTCGAGCGCCTGGAGCGGCCCGACGGCACACTCATCCTGCAGACACTGCGCTCACACGACCAGTTCAACACCACCATCTACGGCCACGACGACAGGTACCGCGGCATCAAGAAGGGCCGGCACGTGGTGTTCGTCAACCCCAACGACCTGGTCGAGCTGGGCTTGGCCGACGAGCAGCTGGTGGATGTCTATGGTGTGCACGACGACGGGGTCGAGCGGGTCCTCCGCAGCTTCCGTGCCGTGTCGTACCCCACCGCCAGAGGATGTGCCGCGGCGTACTACCCGGAGGCGAATGTGCTCGTTCCGCTCGACCTGGTGGCCGAGGGCAGCAACACCCCGGTGTCCAAGGCGGTGATCGTGCGGTTGGAACCGGCGCACAACGTCGAAGCGGTGCTGACCGTATAG
- a CDS encoding 2'-5' RNA ligase family protein has translation MRSIELNFDLPTEATFRAEWTALEEAGLPNLGRHQGASNRPHLTLAAGPALQLTDSVRAAFDRAAAVLPVELRVSGLVLFRAGPGRFVLARPVVMTRALLELHRTVLGVSPGAVELTQPDRWTPHVTLARRLGADQVGQALAVLGEPPPAGSCVAARFWNGETKTLTALAG, from the coding sequence ATGCGAAGCATCGAGTTGAACTTCGACCTGCCCACAGAGGCCACCTTCCGTGCGGAGTGGACGGCACTGGAGGAAGCCGGGCTGCCCAACCTGGGCCGGCATCAGGGCGCGAGCAACCGGCCGCACCTCACCCTGGCGGCCGGACCGGCACTCCAGCTCACGGATTCCGTTCGGGCCGCGTTCGACCGGGCGGCCGCCGTTCTGCCCGTTGAGCTCAGGGTCTCCGGACTGGTGCTCTTCCGGGCTGGGCCCGGCCGGTTCGTGCTCGCCCGCCCCGTGGTGATGACCCGGGCCCTGCTGGAGTTGCACCGGACCGTGCTCGGAGTGTCGCCAGGGGCCGTGGAACTCACCCAGCCCGATCGGTGGACGCCGCACGTCACCCTCGCCCGCCGGCTCGGCGCCGATCAGGTCGGGCAGGCGCTCGCGGTTCTCGGTGAGCCGCCGCCGGCCGGGTCCTGCGTCGCGGCGCGGTTCTGGAACGGCGAGACGAAGACCCTCACGGCCCTGGCCGGCTGA
- a CDS encoding molybdopterin molybdotransferase MoeA, translated as MEWLEARDTVHRLGRGMPGGTEIVALSEAVGRTLAAEVRSLTALPSFASSAMDGWAVNGAEPWIVGEAILAGDPPTTTALAPGTARPIATGACVPAGTHGILRSEKGQLASAGGTGPVLIRSAGTDSTEPALGEHVRARGEECGLDERMLEPGCLLTVPRVALAAVTGHDALIVTTPPTVELLLLGTEVIQSGIPGPGQVRDAYSPEFPAFLTGLGVRLSALRRLPDDLGQTIDAIRTSTAALVISTGGSARGPADHVRTALAALGASVLIDGVRMRPGHPVMVARLADGRLMLCLPGNPLAAMLVLASLGMPLIDGMLGRPLRPLGRVTLAHDIANRSGSTRLVAYRLTDDGAVPTARQGSGMLRGLAEADGVAVVPPGGACAPDPVATLPLPW; from the coding sequence ATGGAGTGGCTGGAGGCCAGGGACACCGTGCACCGGTTGGGCAGGGGCATGCCCGGAGGCACCGAGATCGTGGCCCTGTCCGAGGCCGTCGGACGCACTCTCGCCGCCGAGGTGCGCTCGCTGACGGCGTTGCCGAGCTTCGCGTCCTCAGCCATGGACGGCTGGGCCGTCAACGGCGCCGAGCCGTGGATCGTGGGCGAGGCGATTCTGGCGGGCGACCCGCCGACAACGACCGCCCTCGCGCCGGGGACCGCGCGGCCGATCGCCACCGGCGCCTGTGTGCCGGCCGGCACCCACGGCATCCTGCGCTCGGAAAAGGGTCAGCTCGCCAGTGCCGGGGGCACCGGGCCCGTGCTGATCCGTTCGGCGGGCACGGATTCCACCGAACCTGCCCTCGGCGAGCACGTGCGGGCGCGCGGCGAGGAGTGCGGACTCGACGAGAGGATGTTGGAGCCCGGCTGCCTGCTCACGGTGCCGCGGGTGGCGCTGGCGGCGGTGACCGGCCACGACGCGCTCATCGTGACGACGCCACCGACGGTGGAGCTGCTGCTGCTCGGCACCGAGGTGATCCAGTCCGGCATCCCCGGTCCCGGCCAGGTGCGGGATGCCTACTCCCCCGAGTTCCCGGCTTTTCTGACCGGCCTGGGTGTGCGGCTGAGCGCGCTGCGGCGGCTGCCGGACGACCTCGGTCAGACCATCGACGCCATCCGTACGAGCACGGCGGCGCTGGTGATCAGCACCGGCGGCAGCGCCCGCGGCCCGGCCGACCATGTGCGCACGGCCCTGGCCGCTCTCGGTGCGAGCGTGCTCATCGACGGGGTGCGGATGCGGCCCGGCCACCCCGTCATGGTGGCCCGCCTGGCCGACGGCCGACTGATGCTCTGCCTGCCCGGCAACCCGTTGGCCGCGATGCTGGTCCTGGCCAGCCTGGGCATGCCGCTGATCGACGGGATGCTCGGCCGCCCGCTGCGGCCCCTGGGCCGGGTGACCCTCGCGCACGACATCGCGAACCGCAGCGGATCGACCCGCCTGGTGGCGTACCGGCTCACCGACGACGGCGCGGTGCCCACGGCACGACAGGGCTCCGGCATGCTGCGCGGACTCGCGGAGGCCGACGGCGTGGCCGTGGTGCCGCCCGGCGGCGCGTGCGCCCCCGACCCGGTCGCCACGCTTCCGCTGCCGTGGTAG
- a CDS encoding molybdenum cofactor guanylyltransferase has translation MPRHESSPPPAAAGLRWSAIIVAGGRATRLGGIDKTALVWQGHSLLDGVVAAASGAARICVVGSDADLAGEVLRAVERPRWGGPAAAIVAGLETLAGDAEADWVLVLAGDLVHADAAVTLLLAELDRINASEMADTASSSISTGSISTGSIGSGADRPIDGLISVDSDGRRQPLLAVYRRAALLASARRHPADNLPVKNLIGSLNLIQLRLPDALADDVDTPADAARLGIVVPAAAAASSRPRPAR, from the coding sequence ATGCCCCGCCACGAGAGCTCTCCCCCACCGGCCGCCGCCGGGCTGCGCTGGAGTGCGATCATCGTCGCGGGCGGCAGGGCCACGCGGTTGGGCGGCATCGACAAGACCGCGCTGGTCTGGCAGGGGCACAGCCTGCTCGACGGCGTCGTGGCCGCAGCATCCGGTGCAGCCCGGATCTGCGTGGTCGGATCCGACGCCGACCTTGCCGGTGAGGTGCTGCGCGCCGTCGAGAGACCGCGCTGGGGCGGCCCGGCCGCTGCGATTGTGGCGGGCCTGGAGACCCTGGCCGGCGACGCCGAGGCTGACTGGGTCCTGGTCCTCGCCGGTGACCTGGTGCACGCCGACGCCGCCGTGACGCTCCTGCTCGCCGAGCTCGACCGGATCAACGCCTCCGAGATGGCCGACACCGCGTCTTCATCAATCAGCACAGGATCAATCAGCACAGGATCAATCGGCAGCGGGGCCGACCGGCCCATCGACGGCCTGATCAGCGTGGACTCCGACGGTCGGCGCCAACCGCTGCTCGCCGTCTACCGGCGGGCGGCGCTGCTGGCATCCGCACGACGCCATCCGGCAGACAACCTGCCGGTGAAGAACCTGATCGGCAGCCTGAACCTGATTCAGTTGCGCCTTCCCGACGCGCTGGCCGACGATGTCGACACCCCCGCCGACGCCGCCAGACTCGGGATCGTCGTTCCCGCCGCCGCCGCCGCGTCGAGTAGACCGCGGCCGGCGCGGTGA
- the fdhA gene encoding formaldehyde dehydrogenase, glutathione-independent, with product MAGNRAVAYEGPGKVDVIDIDYPTFELKDGPGVNPANVGRQVQHGVILRTITTNICGSDQHMVRGRTTAPAGLVLGHEITGEVVEVGRDVEFIKVGDIVSVPFNISCGRCRNCKERKTGVCLNVNPDRPGSAYGYVDMGGWVGGQSQYVLVPYADWNLLKFPDREQALEKILDLTMLSDIFPTGFHGAFTAGIGVGSTAYIAGAGPVGLAAAVSAQLLGAAVVIVGDLNPERLAQARSFGCETVDLTKGEPQDQIEQILGVPEVDAAVDAVGFEAHGHGKDSGKEKPATVLNSLMKVTAAGGALGIPGLYVTGDPGAATEEAKVGSLSISLGTGWAKSLSFTTGQCPVMKYNRQLMMAILHDKVQIAKAVHAQPISLEDAPRGYAEFDAGAATKYVLNPNGYLKD from the coding sequence ATGGCAGGAAACAGAGCAGTTGCCTACGAAGGGCCGGGCAAGGTCGACGTTATCGACATCGACTACCCCACCTTCGAGCTGAAGGACGGACCCGGCGTGAACCCGGCGAATGTCGGACGGCAGGTTCAACACGGCGTCATCCTGAGAACCATCACCACGAATATCTGTGGCTCCGACCAGCACATGGTTCGCGGTCGCACCACGGCTCCGGCGGGCCTGGTGCTCGGACACGAGATCACCGGCGAGGTGGTCGAAGTGGGCCGCGACGTCGAGTTCATCAAGGTCGGCGACATCGTCTCGGTCCCGTTCAACATCTCTTGCGGTCGCTGTCGCAACTGCAAGGAGCGCAAGACCGGTGTCTGCCTGAACGTGAACCCGGACCGTCCGGGTAGCGCGTACGGCTACGTCGACATGGGCGGCTGGGTCGGGGGGCAGTCACAGTACGTGCTGGTGCCGTACGCCGACTGGAACCTGCTGAAGTTCCCCGACCGGGAGCAGGCCCTCGAGAAGATCCTCGACCTCACCATGCTGTCGGACATCTTCCCGACGGGGTTCCACGGGGCGTTCACCGCGGGGATCGGCGTGGGCTCAACGGCCTACATCGCCGGTGCCGGCCCGGTCGGTCTCGCCGCTGCCGTCTCGGCTCAGCTCCTCGGAGCGGCGGTCGTGATCGTCGGCGACCTCAACCCCGAGCGTCTGGCGCAGGCCCGCAGCTTCGGCTGCGAGACCGTCGACCTCACCAAGGGCGAGCCGCAGGATCAGATCGAACAGATCCTCGGTGTGCCAGAGGTGGATGCGGCGGTCGACGCCGTCGGATTCGAGGCGCATGGCCACGGCAAGGACTCCGGCAAGGAGAAGCCGGCCACCGTGCTCAACTCGCTGATGAAGGTCACGGCCGCCGGCGGCGCGCTCGGCATCCCCGGGCTCTACGTCACGGGTGACCCGGGCGCCGCCACCGAGGAGGCCAAGGTGGGTTCGCTCTCGATCAGCCTGGGCACCGGCTGGGCCAAGTCACTGTCGTTCACCACCGGGCAGTGCCCGGTGATGAAGTACAACCGGCAGCTGATGATGGCGATCCTGCACGACAAGGTGCAGATCGCCAAGGCCGTGCACGCCCAGCCGATCAGCCTCGAGGATGCCCCGCGCGGGTACGCCGAATTCGATGCCGGTGCGGCGACGAAGTACGTGCTCAACCCGAACGGCTACCTCAAGGACTGA
- a CDS encoding AI-2E family transporter encodes MRTPDKSGARVSDAQSVGPTTLRTLLTDKLGWLGLRSAQILLSLALVGVIVFILVQVKLVVIPVLIAIILASALSPVIQWLRRRGLSPILATWVTLLTAIIVFGGIVTLIVVAVENQWTELAASASDGVDQLITFLTEGPLAVDAAQLEDFRDQGVAFLTSSQFGSGALAGAAAAGEFFTGLVLVLVILFFFLKDGDVIWAFFLKPFRGERLQRGRRIGTTTVRVLGGYIRGTAIVAFVDAAAIGTGLAILGVPLALPLAVIVFLTAFIPLIGATVAGILAALVALVATDWVTALIVVGIVILVNQLEGNFLQPVVMAQSLKLHPLVILVALTAGTIVANIIGAVLAVPIAAVAWAIAKTWNEPGLTRKPQLD; translated from the coding sequence ATGCGAACCCCAGACAAATCCGGTGCCCGCGTGTCCGACGCGCAATCCGTCGGACCCACAACGTTGCGTACCCTGCTGACCGACAAGCTGGGTTGGCTCGGCCTGCGCAGCGCGCAGATCCTCCTGTCGCTCGCGCTGGTCGGCGTGATCGTCTTCATCCTCGTGCAGGTGAAGCTCGTGGTGATCCCGGTGCTGATCGCGATCATTCTCGCGTCAGCGCTGAGCCCGGTCATCCAGTGGTTGCGCCGCCGCGGGCTGTCGCCCATACTCGCCACCTGGGTCACCCTGCTGACCGCCATCATCGTGTTCGGCGGCATCGTGACCCTCATCGTCGTCGCCGTCGAGAACCAGTGGACCGAGCTGGCGGCAAGCGCCTCCGACGGCGTCGACCAGCTGATCACCTTCCTCACCGAGGGTCCGTTGGCCGTGGACGCCGCCCAGCTCGAGGATTTCCGCGACCAGGGTGTCGCCTTCCTCACCAGCAGCCAGTTCGGTTCGGGGGCCCTCGCCGGCGCGGCGGCCGCGGGTGAGTTCTTCACCGGCCTGGTGCTGGTCCTGGTGATCCTGTTCTTCTTCCTCAAGGACGGCGACGTCATCTGGGCGTTCTTCCTCAAGCCGTTCCGGGGTGAGCGCCTGCAGCGCGGCCGTCGCATCGGCACCACCACGGTGCGGGTACTCGGCGGCTACATCCGCGGCACGGCCATCGTGGCCTTCGTCGACGCGGCGGCGATCGGCACCGGCCTCGCCATCCTCGGGGTGCCCCTCGCCCTCCCGCTGGCCGTCATCGTCTTCCTCACGGCATTCATCCCCCTGATCGGTGCGACGGTGGCCGGCATCCTGGCCGCCCTGGTGGCGCTGGTCGCGACCGACTGGGTCACCGCCCTGATCGTCGTGGGCATCGTGATCCTGGTCAACCAGCTCGAGGGTAACTTCCTGCAGCCCGTTGTCATGGCGCAGTCGCTGAAGCTGCACCCGCTGGTCATCCTTGTCGCCCTGACCGCGGGTACGATCGTAGCCAACATCATCGGCGCTGTGCTCGCCGTGCCGATCGCCGCCGTCGCCTGGGCGATCGCGAAAACCTGGAATGAGCCGGGACTGACCCGGAAACCTCAACTCGACTAG
- a CDS encoding Na+/H+ antiporter: MDPVSTIVWIVAFVVVTVTVTGFSRRIGWSAPFVLVVVGAAASFLPTVPRIELEPELVLYGLLPPLLFAAAIRTSIVDVRARRDGILLLSVGLVVFTVVTVGLTAWLVVPAISIAAAFAFGAVVAPTDAVAITAIAGRLGLPRRVVTVLEGESLLNDATALVALNAAIAAILSSVSPLSVTGDFVVAVVGGVGVGLAVGFVLAVIRRQLHAPVLDTSLSLVTPYLAFILGELVHGSGVLAVVIAGLFLGYRAPVIQSAEARIAESINWRTIQFLLENAVFLFIGLNLEAILEGVRLTGTGFWDTVWISLVILAALLVSRFVWMAITTSLYRYGPRRLRERGWSWRTGVAVSFAGMRGVVTLAAVFLLPPETPQRELLQLLAFVVVVGTLLQGLALPWIIRRLRLPPPDRSQERTEAQMLLAEAQTAGLARLDAEVTDADEARVIGRLRTNAVFLADALDNPAPDDAEPLPAAYNRLRRAMIEAERQAVLAARVEGRYQEPAIRSALAFIDVEESALKAGSPKRLEG; this comes from the coding sequence ATGGACCCTGTCAGCACCATCGTCTGGATTGTCGCGTTCGTCGTGGTCACGGTCACCGTAACCGGGTTCTCCCGGCGGATCGGTTGGTCGGCGCCATTCGTGCTGGTCGTGGTCGGCGCGGCCGCGTCCTTCCTGCCGACGGTGCCGCGGATCGAGCTCGAGCCGGAACTGGTGCTCTACGGGCTGCTGCCCCCGTTGCTGTTCGCCGCCGCCATCCGCACGTCGATCGTCGACGTGCGCGCCCGGCGCGACGGCATCCTGCTGCTGTCGGTGGGCCTGGTGGTCTTCACCGTGGTGACCGTGGGGTTGACCGCCTGGCTGGTGGTGCCGGCGATCTCGATCGCGGCCGCGTTCGCGTTCGGCGCGGTCGTGGCGCCGACGGATGCCGTGGCGATCACGGCCATCGCCGGTCGGCTGGGCCTGCCCCGCCGGGTGGTGACCGTGCTCGAGGGTGAGAGCCTGCTCAACGACGCGACTGCCCTGGTGGCGCTGAACGCGGCGATCGCGGCCATCCTCAGCTCGGTGAGCCCGCTCTCGGTGACCGGCGACTTCGTCGTGGCCGTTGTCGGTGGGGTGGGGGTGGGACTCGCGGTCGGGTTCGTGCTCGCGGTCATCCGCCGGCAGTTGCACGCCCCGGTCCTCGACACCAGCCTGTCGTTGGTGACGCCGTACCTGGCGTTCATCCTCGGTGAGCTCGTGCACGGCTCCGGTGTTCTGGCGGTGGTGATCGCCGGCCTGTTCCTGGGCTACCGTGCCCCGGTCATCCAGTCGGCCGAGGCGCGTATCGCCGAATCGATCAACTGGCGCACCATCCAGTTCCTGCTGGAGAACGCCGTGTTCCTGTTCATCGGGCTCAACCTGGAGGCGATTCTCGAGGGGGTCAGGCTCACGGGCACGGGGTTCTGGGACACCGTGTGGATCTCTCTGGTGATCCTCGCCGCGCTGCTCGTGTCGCGGTTCGTGTGGATGGCGATCACCACCTCGCTCTACCGGTACGGGCCCCGGCGGCTGCGGGAGCGCGGCTGGAGCTGGCGCACCGGGGTGGCCGTGTCGTTCGCCGGGATGCGCGGGGTGGTGACCCTCGCCGCCGTGTTCCTGTTGCCGCCGGAGACGCCGCAGCGCGAGCTGTTGCAGCTGTTGGCGTTCGTCGTGGTGGTCGGCACCCTGTTGCAGGGGCTCGCCCTGCCGTGGATCATCCGCCGGTTGCGGTTGCCGCCGCCGGACCGGTCGCAGGAGCGGACCGAGGCGCAGATGCTCCTCGCCGAGGCGCAGACCGCCGGCCTGGCCCGGCTGGACGCCGAGGTGACCGACGCCGACGAGGCCAGAGTGATCGGGCGGCTGCGCACCAACGCGGTGTTCCTCGCCGACGCGCTGGACAACCCCGCTCCGGATGACGCGGAGCCGCTGCCGGCCGCATACAACCGTTTGCGGCGGGCCATGATCGAGGCCGAGCGCCAGGCCGTACTGGCCGCCCGCGTGGAGGGCCGCTACCAGGAACCGGCCATCCGCTCGGCGTTGGCCTTCATCGACGTGGAGGAGTCGGCGCTCAAGGCCGGCTCGCCCAAGCGCCTCGAGGGGTGA
- a CDS encoding class II fructose-bisphosphate aldolase translates to MAVSTLKEIVDRAFAEKYGVPAINIVNDLTMEAVLAGAVEARSPVIVQTSVKTVMSIGSGVLFAMWSAMTAGIEVPVALHLDHCPDRDVITECLERGWNSVLFDASTLPVEENQRQTIEVVRQARSFGAHVEGEIESITGVEDGVGSDTEAARQSLAVSLRFLEATGVDVFAPSIGNAHGVYKREPVLDFQRVSDLVAAHPIPIALHGGSGMTDAQFTDLISRGCAKVNISTALKITYMKSNLSFLTDAQARDKWDPPSLFAKVRTDIVNLTRGLAEQFGSAGKA, encoded by the coding sequence ATGGCCGTGAGCACTCTCAAGGAGATCGTCGATCGTGCGTTCGCCGAGAAGTACGGGGTGCCAGCGATCAACATCGTGAACGACCTCACCATGGAGGCGGTGCTCGCCGGGGCGGTCGAAGCCCGTTCGCCGGTGATCGTGCAGACCTCGGTGAAAACCGTCATGTCGATCGGGTCGGGCGTGCTCTTCGCCATGTGGTCCGCGATGACCGCAGGGATCGAGGTGCCCGTGGCACTGCACCTGGACCATTGCCCGGACCGGGACGTCATCACCGAGTGTCTCGAGCGCGGGTGGAACTCGGTGTTGTTCGACGCATCCACCCTGCCTGTGGAGGAGAACCAACGGCAGACCATCGAGGTGGTGCGGCAGGCCCGCAGCTTCGGCGCCCACGTGGAGGGCGAGATCGAGTCGATCACCGGCGTCGAAGACGGCGTGGGCAGCGATACCGAAGCGGCCAGGCAGAGCCTCGCGGTGTCGCTCAGGTTCCTCGAAGCCACTGGCGTCGACGTGTTCGCGCCGTCGATCGGCAACGCCCACGGCGTCTACAAGCGCGAGCCCGTGCTGGATTTCCAGCGGGTCAGTGACCTCGTGGCCGCCCACCCCATCCCGATCGCCCTGCACGGCGGCAGCGGCATGACCGACGCGCAGTTCACCGACCTCATCAGTCGCGGCTGCGCCAAGGTGAACATCTCCACGGCGTTGAAGATCACCTACATGAAATCCAACCTGTCCTTCCTCACGGATGCCCAGGCCCGTGACAAGTGGGATCCACCGTCGTTGTTCGCCAAGGTCCGCACCGACATCGTCAACCTCACCCGGGGTCTGGCCGAGCAGTTCGGCAGCGCGGGCAAGGCCTGA